AAGGACAACTTCTCAAAGTTACGTCCCGGGTTGACGCCAGAGCACTATTATACCAGTGGGGGCTATACTGCAAAGGATAAAATTCTACAGCATCCCGAATATTTGGTGTTTGATTTTTCTGTGGGGTATTCGGTTAATAGCTACCGTTTGGGGGTTACTGTTTCAAACCTTCTCAACGAAAACTACACCGAAAAAGATGGCTACAATATGCCGGGCCGTATGTTGATGGCCTCTTACAGTTACTCTTTTTAAATTTTTAAATGCTGATACTATGAAAATTAGAACTATTATACTCTTTCTTTTTGCCTTGCTCGCGTCCTCATTCAGTGATGGTACAGAATCAGGGTCAGAAAACACCGAATTCTCTGTAAAACTCCTTGTCGATTTTGGAGAATCAAAACCAGGATTAACGCTAGACATTACTTCAAATCATCGCTTAACTGCTTTGGAGGTTTTGCAACACGCGACTGTAGTCGAAACCCATCCTGTAGGAAAGTATGTTTTTGTCAGTGCGGTTGATGGAGTGAGGACCATCAGAGGCGATAAGGCGTGGTATTATGAGGTAAATGGTAAATCACCTGGAGTTCTTGCCATTAACAACAGGCTCAGTGATGGTGATACCGTATGCTGGATTTATAAAAAGGATGTTTGCAGTAAAAATGTCGATAACTGAGTCGGTACAATCCTTTTATACTGATAACATAAAATTATTTCCTATGAAAAAACACCTTATGTCTGTTCTATTGGCGCTTGCAGCAGT
The genomic region above belongs to Xiashengella succiniciproducens and contains:
- a CDS encoding DUF4430 domain-containing protein; amino-acid sequence: MKIRTIILFLFALLASSFSDGTESGSENTEFSVKLLVDFGESKPGLTLDITSNHRLTALEVLQHATVVETHPVGKYVFVSAVDGVRTIRGDKAWYYEVNGKSPGVLAINNRLSDGDTVCWIYKKDVCSKNVDN